The genomic interval TTCAAGGTGTTGAGACATTGCCCTGTTTTGGGATTCCAGAGTTTAATCGTTTGTTCGTAGCCGCCGCTGACCAGCCAGTTTCCATTGGCACTGAAGGCAACAGATAAAACGGAACTGGTGTGTTCTTTGAGAGTATCTATGCAATCACCAGTGTTCACGTCCCATAGTTTGACGGTATGGTCATAACTGGCACTGGCAATTTGTTGGCTGCTGGGGTGAAACGCGATCGCCCAGACCCAACTGGTATGACCATGCAGGGTTCTGATGCATTGCCCAGCGTGGGGATTCCAGAGTCGAATCGTGCCATCGGGACTGGCGCTGGCAAGGATCTGGTCATCAGGGCTGAAGGCAACCGATAGCACCCGTCCGGTGTGCCCTCGGAGGCTACGAAAGGGAAGTTGGGGAGAGGGGTTAGCCAGAATTTGGGGGTTAAAATCCCACAGTTTGATCGTTTGATCTTCGTGCCCACTGGCAAGTAGATGATGGTTATGGCTGAGGGCGATCGCATAAATTGAGTTGCTGTGCCCTTGCAGCGTCTTGGTACATTGACCGGTTTGTTTATCCCAGAGGCGGGCGGTATAATCCTCACCGCCACTGGCAAGCACAGGCTGGCTGGGATGAAAGGCAACAGACCAGACAAAATTAGTATGTTTTTGCAGCGTTTGCAGACATTGCTGGGAGGCAATACACCAGAGTTTTACCGTCTGGTCATAGCTACTGCTGGCAAAGGTTTTGCCATCGGCACTAAAGGCAAGGGAGGTCACTGGTTTGTGATGACCGCCCAACGTGGCAAGACAATCGCCGGTGGTAACATCCCACAGTTTCACTGATTGGTCATAGCTGCCGCTAACCAGATTCTGTCCATCGGGGCTGAGGGCGATCGCTCTGACCCAATGGTGATGGCCTGTAAACGTCTGCACACACTGACCCTTGTCAATATGCCAACGCCGGATCACGTTATCCTCCCCAGCACTGAAGAGGGTTTGGCGATCGGGATGGAACACCACGCTCCAGACACAGGCTGCATGGCCTTGTAGGGTCATTACACACTGCCCGCTTGCCACTCTCCACAGCCGGATGGTTTGGTCGCCACTGCTGCTGGCAAGCCACTGACCATCGGGGCTGAAAGCGACCGAGGTGACAATGCCACTGTGTCCTTCCAGTAATTTGAGGCACTGTCCAGTCTGACTATCCCAGAGGCGCACCTGATGATCCTGCCCACAACTGGCGAGAATGGGGTGCGCGGGACTGTAGGCAACACTCCATACCCAACTGTTATGTCCGGTGCAGTGGGCAAGTTGCTTCCCATTCGTCAAACTCCAGATTTGAATTCCGCCGTTGGTGTCGCTGGTTGCCAGGTGTTGTCCATCCGGGCTGAACGCAACCGAAGTGACTCCGCCAAAGGTAGAGGCAAAAGCACAGTTGGCAAATTCAACCGCTGTAAAATTGACCTGATGCAAATTGACATCTTGCAGATAAGCCTGTTGGATACATAAACCGGAGAAATCATAACCCATCAAATTGGTTTCCAGTTGGCGGAACAGGTTCAGCAAGTTACCTGCACCGTAATTTGATTGCTGGCTATGGTGAGTTCTTAAATGCATCAGCAAACGGTTTAGTTTATGTTCCAGTTGCTTGGGAGAATTGAGTTGCGCCAACAAACGATCGATGAGCGGTTGCAAAATTACCCGCACCTGGCTGTCGCGGATGTAGTCTTTTACCTGAGCTTTGATCAGTGCATGACTCAGAAATATCTGTGGCTGTTCGGCAACAATTTCATTTGCCATTTGTTCAATCAAAGATTCAGTCACAGATTCCATCACCACAGGTTGTTGCGTAAATCCGATCGCGCTGCTTTCAATCAAGCTGCGCCAACGTAAAGATTCCAACACTGCCATCAGCTTTGATCTCGGTAGTTCTGTAACCAGATCTGCCTGAAGGTCTGCCAGGGTAACTGGCTCCCGATTGATCGCCAACCAGTTCATGACTGATTGTTCCAGCGTTGAAAGGCGATCGCATTGTTGCCTGAGCAAGTTTCCCACGCCGTTGAAGGCAACCGTACCCTGTGCCAAAAATTGAGCAACGTCGCCTGCAAACAAATCTTGAATTGAGGTGGCTGCCATCTTCAGTGCCAGCGGATTTCCCCGGTAGTGGGCAATCAATTGTTCCAGATCTTCTCCGGCACCCTGTAACCCTTTGGCATCTAGAATATGATGTCCTGCCACCACATCTAACCCGGCAAGGGGTAAGGTCCGAACAGGCAGCCGATCGCCCTCCAGGGTGCCGACTTCCTGAGGTTTTTCCCGGCTGGTCAAAAGCAGGCAACTTTGATGGGCAATTTCACCCACGCGCTGCAACAGTTCACCATACATCTCGTAGCCTTCTCGATAGGTTCCAGCCTGTTTACCGCCCTGTAATACCGTTTCAAAATTATCGAGAATAATCAGGCAGCGCGATTGCTTCAGTTGTTCAATCAGACGGGAAAGTTTGCCACCCACGCTGCTGGGTAAGTTAGTGCTTTGTTGTTGAGAAAGAAACTGGTTGAGTGTGGTTAAAAGTTCATCGATCGGCGGTGCATCTCTCAGCGATCGCCAGATCACAAATTCAAAATTTTGGATTTTGAATTTTGGATTTTGAATTAATTCCTGCGCCACCTTCACGGCTAAGGATGTTTTACCCACACCACCCATGCCCAGCAACGTTACCAAACGGCAGCGATCCTGAACAACCCAGGTTTGCAGCGTGGATAGTTCCTGGCTGCGCCCGTGGAAAATGGAAACGTCGATCGCTTCTCCCCAGTCGGCATGCAGTCTTGCAGATAGTTGAGATTCACTGGAAGGGTTGGCTGGCTGGGGTGTCTCCTGAATCAGGCGCTTCAGCACACTCTGAAAGTTGAACTTGGTAATTTTGATGTTGTAGGCTTCTGAGAGCGTTTGCCATAGCTTTGAGCCAGTGTCTTTGATGTATCCCGGATCGTAGCCAGAATCCTTCGCGATTTCTAAATACGACTTTCCTTCCCAAGCCTGCCGAAAGACCAACTCTTGAACTTTGTTGAACTGTCCCTGTTCAATAACTTGCTCAACGATTGCGATCGCTACTTCAACATTCATAAATGCTTGGTCAACGAGTGTCCCAACGAATGGGGTTAGTTGTTTAACTCTGCACTGTCATCTGTGTAAATCATCGCTTGGTAGCCACCCAATTGCTCACCATCAAAGGATGATTTTAGCAATCTATCATTCGCCCCTAACATCATCTTCCATCAGGTTGCCAATCCCATAGAGAATTTTCATATTTCTCATCGCTTCTTCGTTCAACGACGCATTAGACTTCCCATACTCGTGCAATCCTGAAGCGATAGCCGCCCTAAATCAGTTGTGAGCGAAATTTACTTGTTGAGCGATCGACCGTCAGCTTTTTGCTGACCTCTGATCGCTGATCACTCTGGGTGCATCCCAGTCTTGTAAGTCTTAGAGTGAGAGTTGCCCATTGAGATAAGCGCAACGGTGCAGCAACACTTGCGGCACATTGTCCGCTTTCCACTGTGCCCCGG from Kovacikia minuta CCNUW1 carries:
- a CDS encoding WD40 domain-containing protein; its protein translation is MNVEVAIAIVEQVIEQGQFNKVQELVFRQAWEGKSYLEIAKDSGYDPGYIKDTGSKLWQTLSEAYNIKITKFNFQSVLKRLIQETPQPANPSSESQLSARLHADWGEAIDVSIFHGRSQELSTLQTWVVQDRCRLVTLLGMGGVGKTSLAVKVAQELIQNPKFKIQNFEFVIWRSLRDAPPIDELLTTLNQFLSQQQSTNLPSSVGGKLSRLIEQLKQSRCLIILDNFETVLQGGKQAGTYREGYEMYGELLQRVGEIAHQSCLLLTSREKPQEVGTLEGDRLPVRTLPLAGLDVVAGHHILDAKGLQGAGEDLEQLIAHYRGNPLALKMAATSIQDLFAGDVAQFLAQGTVAFNGVGNLLRQQCDRLSTLEQSVMNWLAINREPVTLADLQADLVTELPRSKLMAVLESLRWRSLIESSAIGFTQQPVVMESVTESLIEQMANEIVAEQPQIFLSHALIKAQVKDYIRDSQVRVILQPLIDRLLAQLNSPKQLEHKLNRLLMHLRTHHSQQSNYGAGNLLNLFRQLETNLMGYDFSGLCIQQAYLQDVNLHQVNFTAVEFANCAFASTFGGVTSVAFSPDGQHLATSDTNGGIQIWSLTNGKQLAHCTGHNSWVWSVAYSPAHPILASCGQDHQVRLWDSQTGQCLKLLEGHSGIVTSVAFSPDGQWLASSSGDQTIRLWRVASGQCVMTLQGHAACVWSVVFHPDRQTLFSAGEDNVIRRWHIDKGQCVQTFTGHHHWVRAIALSPDGQNLVSGSYDQSVKLWDVTTGDCLATLGGHHKPVTSLAFSADGKTFASSSYDQTVKLWCIASQQCLQTLQKHTNFVWSVAFHPSQPVLASGGEDYTARLWDKQTGQCTKTLQGHSNSIYAIALSHNHHLLASGHEDQTIKLWDFNPQILANPSPQLPFRSLRGHTGRVLSVAFSPDDQILASASPDGTIRLWNPHAGQCIRTLHGHTSWVWAIAFHPSSQQIASASYDHTVKLWDVNTGDCIDTLKEHTSSVLSVAFSANGNWLVSGGYEQTIKLWNPKTGQCLNTLKAHLNRVWAVAFSPDSRLLATGGDDRTVNLWDVATGQCIRTFEGHTSQVLSLLFHAQGDRLISSSADKTIRIWDIATGDCTAMLQEHQHWVWSLAQNLNDGVLLSSSQDETIKIWKPETGIYLKTLRCPRPYEGTAITKATGLTAAQKVTLQALGAIDEGEPI